The following proteins come from a genomic window of Methanomicrobium sp. W14:
- a CDS encoding ArsR family transcriptional regulator, with amino-acid sequence MLEGEDVSRMLDILGNKNRRRIIQLLRQKPCFVTEISDRLMISPKAVIEHLQMMEREKILEYKSDINRRKYYYLSHDFQVMINLEDGAASVSLHIPGNKGDEKDNSGHIFEQIRKIQALLRSRENLLSDLEYLERDLDKKVRELKTSCKGILDSETELNLVLALAGYEMDIGSLEEFFEDSETELSDALNSLMTKGIVKRTGDLYRVCEL; translated from the coding sequence ATGCTGGAGGGTGAAGATGTCTCCCGCATGCTCGATATTCTCGGCAATAAAAACCGCCGGAGAATAATTCAGCTTTTGCGGCAAAAACCCTGTTTTGTTACAGAAATTTCTGACAGGCTTATGATAAGTCCCAAGGCTGTTATTGAGCATCTCCAGATGATGGAGCGGGAAAAGATACTTGAATACAAAAGCGATATCAACAGGAGGAAGTATTACTATCTTTCACACGACTTTCAGGTAATGATAAATCTTGAGGATGGGGCCGCTTCAGTATCTTTGCATATCCCCGGAAATAAGGGTGATGAAAAGGATAACTCCGGGCACATATTTGAACAAATCCGAAAAATCCAGGCTCTGCTGAGATCCCGTGAGAATCTCCTTTCCGATTTGGAATATCTTGAAAGAGACCTGGACAAAAAAGTCCGGGAATTAAAAACCTCCTGCAAAGGAATATTAGACAGTGAGACAGAGTTAAACTTAGTACTTGCATTGGCAGGTTATGAAATGGACATAGGATCTCTTGAGGAGTTTTTTGAGGACTCAGAAACCGAGTTGTCTGATGCTTTGAACAGTCTTATGACCAAAGGTATCGTGAAGCGAACAGGCGACCTTTACAGGGTGTGTGAACTATAA